DNA from Candidatus Dormiibacterota bacterium:
ACGGTGGCAGCGACTCCGGCCGGCCACATGGAGGCTTTGGGCTGGGCCCGTCATTGGCCCGAGCGGCGATGGGCGCTGGAGAACTGCCGGCATCTGTCGCGCGGGCTGGAGCGCGACCTCTTGAGCGCGGGTGAGGCGGTCCTGCAGGTTTCGCCCAAGCTAATGGGCACCGCACGCAGGTCTGGTCGCGAAGTCGGCAAGTCAGATCCCATCGACGCCCTGGCTGTGGCGCGTGCGGCGTTGCGTGAACCCCATCTCCCGGTTGCGCAGCTGGAAGGCAAGAGCCGCGAAGTCAAACTGCTGGTCGACCACCGTGAGGACCTGGTCGGAGAGCGAACTCGAATACAGAATCGACTGCTCTGGCATCTGCACGAGCTGGAGCCGGGCTACCAGGTAGTGGCCGGTGGACTGCTGCGAACGGTGATTTTGGCAGAGGTCAGCAGTCGCCTCGAGAGTCACACCGGAGTGGTGGCTGAAATTGCTCGCGAGCTGGTTGCCCGACTGTCTGAGCTAACCCGGACGGTGAAGCGGCTACAGCGTCGCATTGAGGAGCTGATGCAGGAGCTGGCACCGGGCTTGCTCAGCCTGCCTGGCTGCGCCGGGTTGAGCGCTGCCAAGCTGGTGGCAGAGACCGCCGATGTGAGTCGATTTCGCTCGAGCGCAGCTTTCGCCATGCACAACGGCACGGCGCCCATTCCGGTTTGGTCTGGGAACCATGAACGTCATCGGCTCAACCGCGGGGGCAACCGCCAGCTCAACGTTGCTCTTCATCGAATCGCCATTACTCAGATCCGACTTGGGGGACCCGCCTCCGATTACATTGCTCGTCGCTTGACCATGGGCAACACCAAAACAGAAGCCATCAGAGCTTTGCGCCGCCAAATCTCGGACGAGGTTTACCGGCGCCTCCGGCACGACTATCCACAGCGTTCCACCGCCTTGGTTGCGGTGGCCGCTTGACATAGGAGATTCACATGATCGAGGTGCGCGACCTGGTCAAACGCTACAAGAA
Protein-coding regions in this window:
- a CDS encoding IS110 family transposase, coding for MVTFGGDSHKRTHTLVAVDENGRQVGERTVAATPAGHMEALGWARHWPERRWALENCRHLSRGLERDLLSAGEAVLQVSPKLMGTARRSGREVGKSDPIDALAVARAALREPHLPVAQLEGKSREVKLLVDHREDLVGERTRIQNRLLWHLHELEPGYQVVAGGLLRTVILAEVSSRLESHTGVVAEIARELVARLSELTRTVKRLQRRIEELMQELAPGLLSLPGCAGLSAAKLVAETADVSRFRSSAAFAMHNGTAPIPVWSGNHERHRLNRGGNRQLNVALHRIAITQIRLGGPASDYIARRLTMGNTKTEAIRALRRQISDEVYRRLRHDYPQRSTALVAVAA